From the Pomacea canaliculata isolate SZHN2017 linkage group LG4, ASM307304v1, whole genome shotgun sequence genome, one window contains:
- the LOC112561657 gene encoding uncharacterized protein LOC112561657, producing the protein MDSIRNAVHPEESSSRPVADVTAEDNSVDDLLEDLNTRFALSVLPVILYLAVLLLLGLVGNILSFVVYRRFKPSSTRTYILTISLLDLSNNIISYPTSIAELCFRYTFDNPWLCRVFRFVKSSQVLASAFVLVAVALDRHRRVCNSLKKQQEAGDALRASLICVVVGTLLSLPYGAVTGRQTIPTGRKHVVGLNQAATAHDSTRSTSGDTSSTPQTQSSASTDVTSFTTATSNRPAETQGVKIDAAGARHAGCSEITSQPVSADSRPVAIGGDKDQAIDNWDASGVVCTTTHDPAVSASLTYTSAGHNDKDEVILHIPSSDCSEAVTNIHFHNNDTLLKSDTVKRDFSLDSPSSSSDQREVSVKTPVSGRRRSSDVHVAAVRALSRKRAHDVKITSQKGGHVREVASRTTLIMFMLTLVFVISFLPYWAIVFLRGALRFSEHGMAVWVFNVYLLGLHSFFISSATNAIVYGIFSAQFRRGLKKQQTPTDALRAVVICAIVAGVVSIPYGVMTGRATFTIHAYNMTGIMCSLDDRYEGSLFHVLYQSLTGVGMFTSLAIMCVSYTRIACHVRQHRKRMAAVDQASACHSASSGNTDSAVATTLSGFERESSHIQDQRSHSTSCPPCGGSNLSVSAHVAKSEQSDLLLQSYHQQDNSPPKPGHLESPNKSMTPRLQLFALKRLKKKTDGRGQHGQHGDKAKQMSSRTTLIMFLLTAVFIVSFLPYWATVSVRAVIGIDIHTLPLWLFNLYAIAVQSFFISSSVNALVYACCSAKFREECRHLCSCWHKRQ; encoded by the exons atggacagcatccGTAATGCTGTACACCCAGAGGAGAGCAGCAGCCGCCCGGTTGCTGATGTCACTGCTGAGGACAACTCTGTGGATGACCTGCTCGAGGATTTGAACACGAGGTTCGCCCTCTCTGTCCTCCCCGTTATCCTCTACCTTGCCGTGCTGCTTCTCCTAGGACTCGTCGGCAACATTCTATCCTTTGTGGTCTACCGGAGGTTCAAGCCGAGCTCCACAAGGACATACATCCTGACTATCAGTCTGCTGGACTTGAGCAACAACATCATCTCTTACCCGACATCCATAGCCGAGCTTTGCTTTCGCTACACCTTCGACAACCCCTGGCTGTGCCGTGTCTTCCGTTTCGTCAAGAGCTCGCAGGTGCTGGCCTCCGCCTTTGTGCTGGTGGCCGTAGCACTGGACCGCCACCGCCGCGTGTGTAACAGTCTTAAAAAGCAGCAAGAAGCCGGAGATGCCTTGCGTGCTTCTCTCATCTGCGTCGTCGTCGGAACGCTTCTCAGCCTGCCGTACGGCGCCGTGACGGGCCGCCAAACCATTCCCACGGGAAG AAAGCATGTGGTTGGCCTCAACCAGGCGGCGACAGCTCATGATAGCACTCGCAGCACCTCAGGGGATACGTCGTCCACCCCTCAAACACAATCGTCGGCCTCCACGGATGTGACATCCTTTACCACCGCGACCTCAAACCGACCTGCTGAGACCCAAGGGGTCAAGATTGATGCTGCAGGTGCGAGACATGCTGGCTGTTCGGAAATTACAAGTCAGCCTGTTTCCGCAGACTCCAGACCAGTCGCTATTGGCGGTGATAAGGACCAGGCAATAGACAACTGGGATGCCTCTGGTGTTGTGTGCACGACTACCCATGACCCTGCAGTATCAGCGTCCTTGACCTACACATCTGCAGGACATAATGACAAAGATGAAGTCATTCTACACATCCCTTCTTCTGACTGCTCAGAGGCCGTTACAAACATTCATTTCCACAACAACGACACGCTTCTAAAATCAGATACAGTCAAGAGAGACTTCTCTCTAGATtctccttcatcatcatctgatcAGCGAGAAGTCAGTGTGAAAACACCCGTGAGCGGCCGACGACGTAGTTCTGATGTCCATGTGGCTGCAGTACGTGCCTTGTCGAGAAAAAGAGCGCACGACGTGAAGATAACGTCTCAGAAAGGTGGTCACGTGAGAGAAGTGGCGTCACGTACCACGTTGATCATGTTCATGCTGACATTAGTCTTCGTTATCAGTTTCTTGCCCTACTGGGCCATCGTCTTCCTGCGGGGTGCACTGCGCTTCTCCGAGCATGGTATGGCGGTGTGGGTGTTCAATGTCTACCTGTTGGGGCTGCactctttcttcatcagctccgcCACCAACGCCATCGTCTACGGAATCTTCAGCGCGCAGTTCCGGCGTGG CCTCAAGAAGCAGCAAACCCCTACTGACGCCCTACGCGCCGTTGTCATCTGCGCCATCGTCGCCGGCGTCGTCAGCATCCCGTACGGAGTGATGACTGGTCGCGCCACCTTCACCATCCACGCCTACAACATGACGGGGATCATGTGTTCCTTGGACGACCGCTACGAGGGATCGCTGTTTCACGTGCTGTACCAGTCGCTGACCGGCGTGGGCATGTTCACCTCCCTGGCGATTATGTGCGTGTCGTATACACGAATCGCCTGCCACGTCAGACAACACAGGAAACGCATGGCGGCAGTCGACCAGGCCAGTGCATGCCACTCCGCATCGTCTGGCAACACGGACTCTGCCGTTGCTACAACTTTGTCAGGTTTTGAGAGAGAGTCCTCGCACATACAAGACCAACGGTCACACTCGACCTCTTGCCCTCCATGCGGTGGGTCGAATCTATCGGTTTCCGCCCACGTGGCCAAGTCGGAGCAGAGCGACTTACTCCTGCAAAGCTATCACCAGCAAGACAACAGCCCACCGAAGCCGGGGCATCTTGAATCACCCAACAAGTCTATGACCCCCAGGTTACAGCTGTTTGCTTTGAAACGACTAAAGAAGAAGACAGACGGACGTGGGCAGCACGGACAACACGGAGACAAGGCCAAGCAGATGTCGTCTCGCACCACCCTCATCATGTTTCTGCTCACCGCCGTTTTCATCGTCAGCTTCCTGCCCTACTGGGCCACGGTCAGCGTGCGTGCGGTCATCGGCATCGACATCCACACCCTGCCGCTCTGGCTCTTCAACCTCTACGCCATTGCTGTCCAGTCCTTCTTCATCAGCTCTTCGGTGAATGCCTTGGTGTACGCGTGCTGCAGCGCCAAGTTCCGAGAAGAGTGCCGCCACCTTTGTTCGTGCTGGCACAAACGACAATAA